The sequence below is a genomic window from Prinia subflava isolate CZ2003 ecotype Zambia chromosome 11, Cam_Psub_1.2, whole genome shotgun sequence.
ACTGGTGGTAGCTCTCTGTCTTGAGACAAAAGCCAACCCACACTCTTCTCAGTGTGAGCAACAAATGAGTTGGGCTATTGGGAACAAGCACCCATCTGATCCCGACAATCCTGTACTGTGGGATGAACAAAACTTTTCTAGGCAGCATGTGCCCCACTGCATATCTTTTATGTCATATCCAAAACCAACAGTGAATTATTTAATATCAAAATAATGGCTCTAAGGGAGCTCAGAAGACAGCAGTTTCTACTTCCAAAGTATAAGGCAGAGAGAGGGGTGTTTCTTTGGGATTTTATTCAATAAGCACATCAGCAAATAAAATTTCCAGGAAAATCTACACACAGCTTCCTAGAAATAACAGTGCACACTTCCCTCCTTAGTTATCTTTAATCATCTGGTTTTCATATTCCCCAAGCAGCTTATCCAggctttttccccctctgtgacttttccattttgattaatttaataaataatggACTGCACAGGCGATCCTAGAGAAAAATCCAcatctcagcactgctggacaACTGAGTTCACTGGATGTCATCATCATCAAAGAGATCTTCAAAATCTGGTcaggaaaacaagacaaaaattaaCCTCAGAAGTTTCAATGGTACAAATGCACATGCAAGTACAATACTTTGTTCCTTGGATTaaggacagaaataaaagtgaattCAGTGAATGAGAGTTACTGTTATTATCAGTTATTAGAAATGTAGCATCAGGGTGATGATTTTGCAGATTAACAAATTGGGATTTGTGTTAAAAACCCCTTCCTCAAAAACATTTAATTGCTCTAAAGGTGCCAGTAACATTTCTGTCTCAGAACACACCTCTCAGAAATGGCATGGTTCTAGTCACCTTTGGAACTACCCAACCTACTCAGCTTTGCATCTTCTCTGTATGCTGAACATAAAGTGATCACCTAACCAAACACAAGTCTTTATTCTTACAGAAGGCAATTTACAAGTACCCTACAATGAACTGAGAATGAATCCTCATTTAGAAGAGCCCTAGACTACCAGTGGAGTACAATAGCACAGTGTGGTGGTAGAAATATATGGAAATGACACTGCTGAATAAGCTGGCTCCAACAGATAGCTGCGTGTACCCCACAACTGTTGAGAGCAGCACTGAACTCTCCTGTATTCTAAGCCTAGAGCAAAATGAGAAACGTACTTTACTTTGGAGTAAACGCTGGTTTGTGATATTAACAATACCACAGCAAGCACATTTAATAACATCTAAAACTCGCTGTTGCAACGTCTAAATGTATTTCTTCAGAAGCATAAAAACCCCTTTAGCAACCAAGTGCAGCACAGTGTTGTATATTCCAGCCCCCAGTGGCCTGATATGCAGCTCCTCTCTCTCAAAGCATGTAATAATTGCATAtaggctgagagaattgggattgttcagcctggaaaagagaagtttCATGGTGGCCTAACTGTGGCTTTAGTACCTGAGGGAGCCTACAAAAGAcagagagactatttacaagggcctggagtggcAGCGCaaggcttcaaactgacagaacGCAGGTTTAGATaggtgaaaaaaattcttccctgtgaggggcggtgaggcactagaacagattgtccagagaagtcCATATTTTTACCTGTATCTGCACTGTTAAACATAAGCTGTTACGTGAACAGACTAAGGTATTTTTCCTTGTAGCGATTAACACGCTGAAACTCCCAGGAGAGGAAAAGCCCGCGTTTTACCGCTCCCGCCTGCATCACTCGCACTGCTCTCACACCGCTCCCCCGATGGGGTTAGCGACAAGTTTAGCGACCCCCAGCCACGAGAGAGAGGGCAGGCGGGGTTTGCTGATAACCCCCGAGCACGGCGCTCCTTACCGTTGAAGAAGTCGGCGTGCACCGCTTTCTCGTTGGCCGCCAGATCCATCAGCAGCCCCGTGCTTCCCCCTGCCTGCGAAAGCAGCCGCTGAGCGCCTCCGCGCCGTGGCACCACAGCCCCGCCACCGGCACCGGAGCACCCGCCTCACCTCATCCAGGTCCACGTACGGGCCGGCGCCCTCAGGGAACATCTCGTCCACGGCCGGCTTCATGGCGGCCGCTCCGCGCCGTCACTTCCGccgccggagcggggccggggccgagcCCGATGGCCGCGCCCGCGCGGGGGCCTCGCCGTCGCCATGGAGGCCGCCATCTTGCTGGCCCCGCCTCCGTCGCCATGGCGCCCAGCCCTGGATGCCGCCATCTTGCTGACCCCGCCCCTGTCGCCATGGCGCCCAGCCCTGGAGGCCGCCATCTTGCTGGCCCCGCCCCCGTGGCCATGGCGACGGCGGGCGCTGCGCCCCGTCAGGCCCGAGTGCTGCACCAGCTTCCAAAGAGGGGGGTGAGACTGACAGCGGCCGCCCTTCCAGCCCCCAGACTGGGTGCATTGGTTAAATAACTCCTGTACACTCATTACTCCTCTACACAGAGAGCACTTTCCAGAGACAAACCTGAGAGCATcacctgtggaaaaaaaaaagctcccaAAGCCATGCAGCAGAACGGAGGCGTTTATTTTATCACACAGAAGCATAAGTTGTAAAAAAAGGATTAATTCAAAGCTACATGTGGCTGCAGTGTCACTTAGGGGCTGAGGTGCAGTGCAAAGGTGTTTGCTGGCAGTCAGGAGTTCACTCAAACACCTTTACAAGAAATGGTCAAAAAGAGACTCATTGAAGCCATGAAATGCTGCACGTGACCGCGGTGTCACCAAGCAGCTGAAGGCAGCCAGGTGTGTTCACTGGCAGCCAGGTGCTCCCTCAcacctgggcagcagctctggcagagcGGAGCAGGGCACTCAGTGCTCGTGGTCACGCACGTGGTAGCCAAGGTGGCTCCCAAAAGGGAACTGGGCAAAGAAGGTTCTGGCCATGTCATTGATCCTGTTGTAGGCTCCCAAGGTCCGGAAATATTCCACATAGGACCAGAAATCATTGGACGAGAAGGGCCAGTACGGCAAGGCTGCAGCTTCCCGGTAGGGAtctaaaaaacccaaccaaaataaaatactgcagaTTACTATAATGTGAAGCATTTTTGTTGAGAGGCTGGGCTTGGAGCCACCATGGTTTGGTGCTGTGAGTTGTCTTTGGAAGCTGGTGTGCTCCTCTGGCAGGAGGGAGGCGAGGAGAGCCATTGACCCCTCTCGTGACCCACTGCAGAAAATGGAGCTGGAATTCCCTGCTCCAGATGCACCAGGAATGGCAGAGAGGGACAAGACAGGGAGCAGGAATGAAGGGACACATCCACATTTATGCCAATTCAAGAATTCATCAGGCTGGTTTAATTTCTAGAAAGCTGTTGGTTATTTCAAAGCAAGGAGTGATTGCAATCGAAAGCCATTTTTCCTCATTCCACATAATTTGCTTTGCCCgatataaaaatataaggaataagGCACCACCCTCTATGGCTTGCCCCTGCAGCTGACCCCAGTGCCCACTAAACCCCCAGGGACTGGGGCCATACTTCCCTGATATTGCCTGGAACTGCAGAGTTGTGCCTCTGTCAGGGGACAGTAGGAAACAAGCTAAGGGGATGCAGAGGAAAGGCTTTGCCACTTGGGAGACAGCTGCTGCATTTGGGCCTGCTCTACAATATCAGAATGTGATGTAGTCTTTGAAACAAGATTCCaattcagcaggaaaacaaaatcgGTTGTGAAAATGCAGCAGCCGACCACTCCTGGGCCCAAATATGGACAAACAGAGAAgcacatataaaatataaacagcAGCTGAGACCACAGGCACAAATGTCTTTCTGTGCAGCGAAGCTAAAcccagtattttatttttattttaagcccATTTAGATGAATGAAAGCTTTTCCACTCAGCTTGGGGCCAGAGTCTTTAGCAGGAATTAAGAGCCTTCAACAATCCTGTTTTCAGACTTTAATTTTACAGAGTAAAGTTTGCAGCATGCAGGCTCAGATGGCACATAACAAACCAAATGAACCAGCCAAATGCTGTCTGCAGAGGAGAACTCACTGTTTATACCAGCTGACCTCAGATTCACTTTGCAGGCTGCTGCTTGGCCCAGtgtgaaagaaaacaataattGCTGGTAATGAGAGCAACAGGACACTGCCTGAACAGGGTTCTAATTCTAGATTGATGCAGGCTGTCCTGACTGTCACAAAAGTTgccacaaaaatatttgctgtacacaaacacagatgatatattaaaaatatttaagaaattatatattaaaaaatatttatttctaaagaaatagTACTGAGCATAGGGAAAAAGGTTTGAATTACAAGTAATCATATTAGACCTTGTTGtgtatttgtcctgttcataTTTGTTATAACACTCTGCATATTTGTGCACTGGAGATTTGCTGGCTGAGATGTACACCAGCAGTGGGAGTACTTGGTTATTGCAGATACTGCTCTGCAACTGTTTTCAGACAGGATTCTGTCTGAAAAGCCAAAAATAGGTTAAACGACAGAATCATCAGTAAGCCAGTGTAAACATCATTAGGgtgttgagggttttttttaatcaaaggCAAACACTAATCCAATGGACTAATCACACAAAGTGACATGAACCACAGGGTAGCCGTGCTAAGAGATTTATTCCAACATTTCTCTAATTGGATTTGTAAAATTTGTaaattttatgctttttatCATGCAAGTCAGTATCTCTTGCCAAAAAGCAGATACACATACAGCATTATTGTTCAGGACAGACAAAATTCTCAGATGTGCTATAAATTTATAAGTTTGATGCATTCCAGTTAGGATTTTGTACAACAGAATTAGTGACTTGACTGCAATCCCTTTTCATTTTAAGACTGGATATTAGCTCTATTATTATACATTATTAATATCTCACCAccttttaataaattttaaaggaattttaaaaattcactaTTTTTTTCCACTAGAACTAATTGAAAGCTTTTCCATTGTCCACTGAGGTTAATAGGCATTTTTGCCAAAGTCACTGCTGGGCATCAAGTCTGGGAGTTACAAATCACTCTCCCAATTCTTAGTgacacaaaagaaataaaaacacagtgGGAATTACCATCTCCATCCTGGATGGATCGGGCATCtgtaaataaagagaaaacacatCAGTACCAGCTCCTGCCCAGAAAGACTTTCTGttaaccaaacattttctaCGTAGTACTAGAAGCTCACAAGGTCTTTAATGCCTACATAGGACCCTCTGTAGCaaaaggatttttgtttcttgaacaGCAGGGCAAGGAATTCCCACTTTGCAATCAGTCACTGCTACAAACCAGCTTAGTCTGGCTGTTAGTCAGAACTCACAGCCTGAACAATTGGGATTAATATGTCAGCAATACTAAATAGAAGATACTGTACTtgtaacaaaatatttctggcaGCTTGAAAATATAAACAAGAATAAATTCGGTAGTAATCTTACCTGTTAGCATGCTCATCAgcatacagaagaaaaataagccAGTAAATGTCATCTTGTCTGCAACAAACTGCTCGTGTTTCTGAAAAGTAATCTGTACAATTGATGATGATTACAAGAGATTAATAATGATGCAAACTCtattatttcttgttttaataGAAGAATGCATTCCAAAATAGATTCTAGTTACTAACTTAGGCATAACAAAATCCAATTACATTCCTTACAGCTTCTGAAGTGCAACACAGAGTATTAAAAGACCATCAGTCCTGAAATGTGTATCGACATTTTGGTTTTAGATGGCATAAATCCAAAAGGTGCCTCTGAACCGACATGAAATCAAGTGTCCTTGGAAATGTTTGATTTTGTggttaatttaattttactttggAAATtacctctctctttctcttcttttcttcttcttgcagCTCTGAGCCAGCTACAAAACTCCAGAAGGATTTCTATTGCTGTAAAGTAGCAATGCTTTGTAAGGAAGGGTAGGGGGGAAACGTCACTGAGTTACTACACCAATCTGATTTTGTCTTCTTCAGGTATTTTAAATGCTCACATTTGCATTGTATTTCAGCACTGCCCATGGAAGAGACAATTTCTGAGAGGAAATCAGAATCAACTTTGGCAATAACTTGTTTTTGGAAGATAGAGGGAAAAACTCCAGAAGCAAATTCAGTGATTATTACAATTGCTGCCCTCCtgactttctttctttctgcccCTTTCgaaaaacagattttcaaaaaTGCTAGCTGAACAAATTGCTGAAAGGATATTGAGTTCCCTCTCCAGCTCAGTCCCAAACCCCAGAAATACTTGACAGTGCTTTATGTTCTTACTTAGGATCCTTAAAATCTAGCCCTTAAAATGTACCCAGGCACCGAGTGTCCACTAAAATCAATATGGTTACAGTAAGTAAAGAAGGAGGGCCCTGAGGAGCACAGCCATGCTGATGGTGCAGGTACCTTCAGAGGGTCGATAAGGTGCattgaaatgcattttcacaGCATACCCATTTCCTGGAAAGATTCCTCTCCTACACCAAGCAGGTCCTTTGCTCTTCAGCCTGTGCAGATTGCTGTATGGTTCCAGCACTTTGAGAGGCCTGCAGGGGAGATGCAGTTTGGAGAATATTCAATTGACTGAATACGTCTCGATTGTTTTTCAGGTAGCACACAACCCCTGATGGCAGCAGGTGTGGTCAGGGACTAAGGTGTAGCAAACAGTTCTGTGAGTCATGGCCACATTGGGAATTTCCATGCTTCCCAAAGATGTGGCAGTTCAGGTCATCTTGCCAAACCTCCAGCTATGTCCAGATGGTTCCTGTCTTGAGAGGAGCCACTGAAGATGCCAGTGCAGAGCTCACTGTATGTTCATGCTGTGAGATCTGACTGTACAGATGCTGTTCGGAGCTGCACTTTCTTCCTGGGCATTTCCAGTTGCCTTTAGGGTCTACAAAATCATTTCTCTGTGCCAGTTCTAGACATTTCCCAGCTGTGTACATGCATCCTGACATTGGTGCCTTTGCTGTACCACATCCACCCATCTGCCACAGGAACACAGGGGAAATCTGTGCACTCACAAAGTCCTGGAGCAGAGAGAGCCAGCTGAGTGGCCTTGCAGGAGGACCCAGTTTGCCTGGAGTTTGTTCCTATCTACACACAGAGCTAGATAGTTTTGCCAAGAATTAATTCAAGATGTTCTgagtaaggggaaaaaagggtgcTTTGTAGCACACTAGGCTGTGCCAAGTCTTGTGaaggctgaaaagaaaaatattatgaaaGC
It includes:
- the COPS9 gene encoding COP9 signalosome complex subunit 9; amino-acid sequence: MKPAVDEMFPEGAGPYVDLDEAGGSTGLLMDLAANEKAVHADFFNDFEDLFDDDDIQ
- the OTOS gene encoding otospiralin; the protein is MTFTGLFFFCMLMSMLTDARSIQDGDDPYREAAALPYWPFSSNDFWSYVEYFRTLGAYNRINDMARTFFAQFPFGSHLGYHVRDHEH